TAGTCGAGAATGTCGTCGGTTTCCGTCAACACCTGGTCTCCATCCTTGAGGACGGGAACATAGTACTGGCCTGAGACCTCGTGGACGATTTTGCGCATTGGGCGGATGTCGGGCACGATGACTTGCTCGTAGTCGATGTGGAGGTCCGCCAACTTGTCGCGCACGACTTCACAGTCGGGACACCAAGCAACATGATAGAGCG
This genomic window from Nitrospirota bacterium contains:
- a CDS encoding glutathione S-transferase N-terminal domain-containing protein, which produces LYHVAWCPDCEVVRDKLADLHIDYEQVIVPDIRPMRKIVHEVSGQYYVPVLKDGDQVLTETDDILDYLDKTYGQDRISDG